From the Amycolatopsis thermoflava N1165 genome, one window contains:
- a CDS encoding VWA domain-containing protein, whose product MSNHLADPAAAGTAVFPARPEWLTLSAALADEVPVIADRDDLLVTIAPGAGGGAAACFYPGPALIEVDGNNLKVDPTTVDPANIGDRTRYAATWGALTHECGHAKHTAWDPPEDAPAGVVEAAMLLEEARMEAAQIRRRPDDRHWLRACVKELVADDLHLFADPATAPQMTSADAARSAALLLARADGAVLTEVEVAPLARVIENVLGPDTLGKLRAVWQAALHTADDDGETMLDLGRQWCGILATDPNQPTPPGTSGTPNGTGSPAPGTKSPMAEAIATVLDNVAANVARQQPPEDPAARAAAAQEREKAAQQEADRAARKTFRPGGPRDGRTALAGTRPPTQEERTAARVLARALDSAGARERSAVKTTSVVPPGRLRMRGALAADAQRAAGAVPTAEPFTRITRAATPTPPLRLGIACDVSGTMRWARDHVASAAWILATAARHTRVPADTATVIFGNHVRPLTHPGRTPAVVTEFKSDDNWEDIPTAIAALDGALGLSSPGAARLLVIVSDGQFRDQPRTEGQKRLNRLRAAGCAVLWLTTNKSDTPLDGARVHLLTGPATTAQAIGRAATAALRAAL is encoded by the coding sequence ATGAGCAATCACCTCGCCGACCCCGCCGCCGCCGGTACCGCCGTGTTCCCGGCCCGCCCGGAATGGCTCACCCTGTCCGCCGCCCTGGCCGACGAGGTCCCGGTCATCGCCGACCGCGACGACCTGCTGGTCACCATCGCGCCGGGTGCGGGCGGCGGCGCGGCAGCCTGTTTCTACCCCGGTCCGGCGCTGATCGAGGTCGATGGCAATAACCTCAAGGTCGACCCCACCACCGTCGACCCGGCCAACATCGGCGACCGCACCCGCTACGCCGCCACCTGGGGCGCACTCACCCACGAATGCGGCCACGCCAAACACACCGCCTGGGACCCACCCGAGGACGCACCGGCCGGGGTGGTCGAGGCCGCGATGCTGCTGGAGGAAGCACGCATGGAAGCCGCGCAGATCCGCCGCCGCCCGGATGACCGGCACTGGCTGCGCGCGTGCGTGAAGGAGCTCGTCGCCGATGACCTGCACCTGTTCGCCGACCCGGCCACCGCCCCACAGATGACCTCCGCCGACGCCGCCCGCTCCGCCGCACTGTTGCTCGCGCGGGCCGATGGCGCTGTGCTGACCGAGGTCGAGGTCGCCCCGCTCGCCCGGGTGATCGAGAACGTACTCGGCCCGGACACACTGGGAAAGCTGCGGGCGGTGTGGCAGGCAGCGCTGCACACGGCCGATGACGACGGCGAGACCATGCTCGACCTTGGGCGTCAATGGTGCGGGATCCTCGCCACCGATCCCAACCAGCCCACTCCGCCCGGCACCTCGGGGACGCCGAACGGCACCGGATCACCCGCCCCGGGCACGAAGTCGCCGATGGCGGAGGCGATCGCCACCGTGCTGGACAACGTGGCCGCCAACGTCGCCCGGCAGCAACCGCCAGAGGACCCGGCCGCACGTGCGGCCGCCGCGCAGGAGCGCGAGAAGGCGGCCCAGCAGGAGGCCGACCGCGCTGCCCGGAAGACGTTCCGGCCCGGCGGACCCAGGGACGGCCGCACCGCACTGGCCGGGACCCGGCCACCGACCCAGGAGGAGCGCACTGCCGCCCGCGTGCTCGCCCGTGCCCTGGACAGCGCGGGGGCGCGCGAGCGGAGCGCGGTCAAGACGACCTCGGTGGTCCCGCCGGGGCGGTTGCGGATGCGCGGCGCGCTGGCCGCCGACGCTCAGCGCGCGGCCGGGGCCGTGCCCACCGCCGAGCCGTTCACCCGCATCACCCGTGCCGCGACCCCCACTCCACCGCTCCGTCTCGGCATCGCCTGCGACGTGTCCGGAACCATGCGCTGGGCTCGCGATCACGTCGCCTCCGCCGCCTGGATCCTCGCCACCGCCGCCCGCCACACCCGCGTGCCCGCCGACACCGCCACCGTGATCTTCGGCAACCACGTGCGGCCCCTGACCCACCCAGGCCGAACCCCGGCCGTGGTGACCGAGTTCAAGTCCGACGACAACTGGGAAGACATCCCCACCGCCATCGCCGCCCTCGACGGCGCGCTCGGCCTGTCCAGCCCCGGCGCAGCCCGGCTGCTGGTCATCGTGTCCGACGGCCAATTCCGGGACCAGCCACGGACCGAAGGCCAGAAGCGGCTTAACCGGCTACGCGCCGCCGGGTGCGCGGTGCTGTGGCTGACCACCAACAAGAGCGACACGCCGCTCGACGGGGCACGCGTGCACCTGCTCACCGGCCCCGCCACCACCGCCCAGGCCATCGGACGCGCCGCCACCGCTGCCCTGCGCGCCGCCCTCTGA
- a CDS encoding MarR family transcriptional regulator, with protein sequence MSSKNRNRPPRGTDPAAHTDAPAGRTDNEDRLWAALHAHPHSAVTELATLAKIGRSTAQKILARWAADGSVTRTPGIAEGGRRAPDSWAITEAPLPEVSTSTDSAATTTESHPPAREAARESSHEADKEDATPGSGTSAEETARGTNPPLDDGQKADRLAPGALRGMVEDYLRDHPDDEFGPTAIAKALGGKSSGAVSNALDKLVLDGTAVRTKDKPRRFRLAPDNDAPSQASMN encoded by the coding sequence ATGTCCAGCAAGAACCGCAACCGCCCGCCCCGCGGGACCGACCCCGCCGCCCACACGGATGCACCGGCGGGCCGCACCGACAACGAAGACAGGCTGTGGGCCGCCCTGCACGCGCATCCCCACAGCGCCGTGACTGAGCTGGCCACCCTGGCCAAGATCGGACGGTCGACCGCGCAGAAGATCCTCGCCCGATGGGCCGCCGACGGCAGCGTGACCCGTACCCCGGGGATCGCCGAGGGAGGCCGACGCGCCCCCGACTCGTGGGCGATCACCGAAGCGCCGCTCCCTGAGGTCAGCACCAGCACAGACTCGGCGGCGACCACCACCGAGTCGCACCCGCCGGCCCGCGAGGCCGCCCGGGAAAGCAGCCACGAGGCGGACAAAGAGGACGCAACGCCAGGCAGCGGCACCTCGGCGGAGGAGACCGCGCGCGGCACCAACCCGCCCCTCGACGACGGGCAGAAGGCTGACCGGCTCGCACCTGGAGCGCTACGCGGCATGGTCGAGGACTACCTGCGCGACCACCCCGACGACGAGTTCGGCCCCACAGCAATTGCCAAGGCGCTGGGAGGGAAGTCCTCCGGGGCGGTGAGCAACGCGCTGGACAAGCTGGTCCTCGACGGCACCGCCGTGCGGA